A region from the Silene latifolia isolate original U9 population chromosome 7, ASM4854445v1, whole genome shotgun sequence genome encodes:
- the LOC141591015 gene encoding uncharacterized protein LOC141591015 has translation MLAKIEKLGGDKEDIPRELEAFIDKSFLFKVYVHEKFNVSQGSTSYIVSSLSNDADLANKWLSKYTEMFKEEFHCFKSRTKPLLIKESSKALIDIINAEEEEKSQTDSSRITPLKRSHPTDDYQSADGDASSTTKNNVIVKKEK, from the exons ATGCTTGCAAAAATTGAAAAG CTTGGTGGTGATAAAGAAGATATACCTCGCGAATTGGAGGCTTTCATTGACAAGTCATTTCTTTTCAAGGTCTATGTACATGAAAAGTTTAACGTGAGTCAAGGCTCAACTTCATACATTGTCTCCAGTTTGTCTAACGACGCAGACCTTGCTAACAAATGGCTTTCCAAGTACACTGAAATGTTCAAG GAGGAGTTTCATTGTTTTAAATCGAGGACTAAGCCTTTGCTTATCAAGGAAAGTTCGAAGGCCTTAATTGACATCATTAACGCTGAG GAAGAAGAAAAGTCTCAGACGGACAGCAGCAGAATCACTCCTCTCAAAAGGTCCCACCCAACCGACGACTATCAGTCTGCTGATGGTGATGCTAGCTCGACAACAAAGAATAACGTCATTGTTAAGAAAGAAAAGTGA